A genomic segment from Ochotona princeps isolate mOchPri1 chromosome 11, mOchPri1.hap1, whole genome shotgun sequence encodes:
- the GUF1 gene encoding translation factor GUF1, mitochondrial: MWTVVGRGCWRGRLQVPRVTRWLPGPPAAGSWATHRRCCSADVEEKFDMSRFPVENIRNFSIIAHVDHGKSTLADRLLELTGTIDKTKNNKQVLDTLQVERERGITVKAQTASLFYDFEGKQYLLNLIDTPGHVDFNYEVSRSLSACQGVILVVDANEGIQAQTVANFFLAFEAQLAIIPVINKIDLKNADPERVEKQIEKVFDIPRNECIKISAKLGTNVESILQAVIERIPPPKVQRKNPLKALVFDSTFDRYRGVIASVALFDGIVSKGDKIVSAHTQKTYEVNEVGVLNPSERSTQKLYAGQVGYLIAGMRTVSEAQVGDTLYLHRQPVEPLPGFKAAKPMVFAGMYPVDQSEYNNLKSAVEKLTLNDSSVTVHRDSSLALGAGWRLGFLGLLHMEVFNQRLEQEYNASVILTTPTVPYKAVLSSAKLIKEHREKEITIINPAQFPDKSKVTEYLEPVVLGTIITPDEYTREIMMLCQARRAVQKNMMFIDQNRVMLKYLFPLNEIVVDFYDSLKSLSSGYASFDYEDAGYQTAELVKMDILLNGNLVEELVTVVHKDKAYSVGKTICERLKDSLPRQLFEIAIQAAIGSKIIARETVKPYRKNVLAKCYGGDITRKMKLLRRQAEGKKKLRKIGNIEVPKDAFIKVLKTQPDK, encoded by the exons ATGTGGACCGTCGTGGGTCGCGGCTGTTGGCGCGGACGGCTGCAGGTGCCCCGGGTCACGCGATGGCTCCCCGGGCCACCGGCTGCGGGGTCCTGGGCCACCCACAGGCGCTGCTGCTCCGCGGACGTCGAG GAAAAATTTGACATGTCTCGATTTCCTGttgaaaatattagaaatttcAGTATCATTGCACATGTGGATCATGGAAAAAGTACATTAGCTGACCGGCTCCTGGAATTAAcag GTACCatagataaaacaaaaaataataagcaGGTTCTTGATACGTTACAAGTGGAACGAGAAAGAGGAATTACCGTGAAAGCACAGACAGCGTCtcttttttatgattttgaaGGAAAGCAGTACCTTTTAAATCTCATTGATACACCA GGTCATGTTGATTTTAACTATGAAGTGTCCAGGTCCCTTTCTGCTTGCCAGGGTGTTATACTGGTGGTTGATGCAAATGAG GGTATTCAAGCCCAAACTGTGGCAAACTTCTTTCTTGCCTTTGAAGCACAACTGGCGATAATCCCAGTTATAAACAAG atagatctGAAGAATGCTGATCCTGAAAGGGttgaaaaacaaattgaaaaagtGTTTGATATTCCAAGAAATGAATGTATTAAG ATTTCTGCTAAACTTGGAACAAATGTTGAAAGTATTCTTCAAGCAGTTATTGAGAGAATACCTCC tcCTAAAGTACAACGCAAAAATCCTCTGAAGGCTTTGGTGTTTGACTCCACCTTTGACCGGTATAGAGGTGTGATAGCCAGTGTAGCGTTATTTGACGGAATAGTTTCCAAAGGAGATAAGATTGTATCTGCCCACACTCAGAAGACATACGAAGTTAATGAAGTTGGAGTTTTGAATCCTAGTGAGCGCTCAACACAGAAACT CTATGCAGGACAGGTGGGCTATCTGATTGCTGGGATGAGAACTGTCAGTGAAGCGCAAGTGGGAGACACACTGTATTTACATAGACAACCAGTGGAGCCCTTGCCTGGGTTTAAAGCAGCGAAACCAATGGTATTTGCAG GAATGTATCCTGTAGACCAATCTGAGTATAATAACCTGAAGAGTGCTGTAGAAAAGTTGACCTTAAATGACTCCAGTGTAACAGTTCATCGAGATAGTAGTCTTGCTCTGGGTGCTGGCTGGAG GTTGGgcttccttgggcttctgcatatGGAAGTTTTTAACCAGCGTCTAGAGCAAGAATACAATGCGTCAGTTATTTTAACAACCCCTACTGTCCCATATAAAGCTGTTCTTTCTTCAGCAAAATTGATAAAG gaacatagagaaaaagagataacaATCATCAATCCTGCACAATTCCCTGACAAATCAAAAGTCACAGAATATTTGGAGCCAGTAGTTTTGGGGACCATCATCACACCAGATGAATACACAAGAGAAATAATGATGCTTTGCCAG GCTCGAAGAGCTGTTCAGAAGAATATGATGTTTATAGATCAAAACAGAGTGATGTTGAAGTATCTCTTCCCTTTGAATGAAATCGTGGTAGATTTCTATGACTCTCTGAAGTCTCTGTCTTCTGGATATGCTAG TTTTGATTATGAAGATGCTGGTTACCAGACTGCAGAACTTGTTAAAATGGATATCCTGTTGAATGGAAATCTTGTGGAGGAGCTAGTGACGGTTGTGCACAA AGACAAGGCATACTCTGTTGGCAAAACCATATGTGAACGTCTCAAGGATTCTCTTCCTAGACAGCTATTTGAGATAGCAATTCAAGCTGCGATCGGAAGTAAAATCATTGCAAGAGAAAC TGTGAAACCCTATAGAAAAAACGTTTTGGCAAAATGT tatggTGGTGATATTACCcgaaaaatgaaacttttaaggagacaagcagaaggaaagaaaaaattgagGAAAATTGGCAACATTGAAGTTCCAAAAGATGCTTTTATAAAAGTTCTGAAAACACAACCTGATAAGTAA